Part of the Oerskovia paurometabola genome is shown below.
CCGCGGGCACCTCGAGCAGGTCGGCGTCGGTCTCGTCGGCCGCGACGGCGTCGATCACGTGGCGCGCCGCGTGCAGGTCCGCGCCGCGCGAGATGAGGTGGTCGTAGATCGAACCGGTGTCCGGGTCGAACTCGAAGATGAGGCGCCCCACGGGCTCGATGAAGGTGTCGCGCTCGACCATCGCCGGGACCCCGTCGAGCAGGCGCAGGCGCAGCACCTCGACCACGGGCGTGCCCTCCTCGAGCCCCAGGGCGTCGGCCGCGACGCCGTGCACACCGCGTCGTGCGACCTCGACCGTCCGCTGCCCGGGCACGCGCCCCACCCCCGCGGCCCAGCGGCTGAACGACAGGAACGTCTCGAACGGCTGCGGGACCGCGCGCGAGCGCACGACCGGCGGACGTCCCTGTCCCCCGCCGATGAGCCCCTCGCTGCGCAGCGTCCCGAGCGCCTGGCGGACCGTGCCGCGCGAGATCGAGAACTCGGCGCACAGCGCGGACTCGGACGGCAGGGAGTCGCCGATCGCGTAGGTGCCGGACACGATCCGACGGCGCAGCTCGCCCAGGACGTGCTGGTGCAGCGGGCCGTTCGACGGCTGGGGCGGGTGGGGCGGACGGGCTGACGACGACGGCCGGGCCTGTTGGTTCGGCGGGGACGGGGCGGTACGCGGGGACGACGAGGACGGAGCCATGACTTGACCATACAGGCCGCTCCCGCACCGAGAACGGCGTACCGATGACGGCCGCGTGAACCCCGCGCACGGAGCGTCAACGCCAGGTGAACACTCCGGAAACTTGTCTGGACAAGTCCTGGAATCGCTTGCTCCGTGCTCGTTCTGCACGGCAGTGTCCGTGTCGTGAGCAGCACAGCACCTCGACGCCCCGCCCCGTCCGGCCGCACCCACGCCCTCCCCGCCGGCCACCCCGGCACGCGCAGCCCGTCCACCGGGAACGACCTCCCCGCCCGCGTCGACCTCGTGGTCGTCGGCGCCGGGATCGTCGGCCTCGCGCACGCCGTCGAGGCCGTCGGCCGCGGCCTGTCCGTCCTCGTGGTCGAGCGCGACGACCGCGCCGTCGGCGCCTCGGTCCGCAACTTCGGGCACGGCTGCTTCACCGCGCAGGACGGCACGGCCCTCACGTACGCCTTCGCGGCCCGCGAGCGCTGGATCCAGCTCGCCAAGGAGGCCGACTTCTGGCTGCGCGAGTCCGGGACCGTCGTCGTGGCCCGCGCGGACGACGAGCGGCAGGTCCTCGAGGACTTCGCCCACGGCCGCGACGGCCACGTCCGGCTGCTCGACCGCGACCAGGTCCTCGACCGCGTCCCGGGCGACCCCGCCGAGGTCGTCGGCGGCGCGTTCCTGTCCCAGGACATCCGCGTCGACCCCCGCGAGGCGGTCCCCGCGATCGCCCGCTGGTACGCCGAGCAGCGCGGCGCGCACCTCGCCTGGTCCACGACCGTCCAGGGCTTCGAGGCCGGCAGCGGCGTGACCCTCGTGCGCACCTCCCGGGGCGACGTCGTCGCGACCAAGGTGATCCTCGCCGTCGGGCACGACGTGGACCGGTTCTTCCCCGACACCGCCGCCGCCGCGGGCATCCAGCGGTGCACGCTGCAGATGCTGCGCGTCGACGCCCCCGCGGGCGCAGACGGCGGCCCCCGGGAGATCGGCCCCGCGATCTTCACCGGCACCTCGCTGCTGCGCTACGACGGCTTCCGCCACTCCCCCGCGACCGCCGCCGTCCGCGAGCGCCTGAGGGTCCAGCACCCCGCCCTGATCGACGCCGCGGTGAACCTCATGATCACCCAGCGCCCCGACGGGACGCTCACGCTCGGCGACACGCACGCCTACGCGACCACTCCCGGGCCGTTCCACCCCGAGGCCCTCGACGAGCTCCTGCTCACCGAGGCCGCGCGGCTCCTCGGCAGCGGTCCCCTCACGGTCCGCGAGCGCTGGCAGGGCGTCTACGCCTCCGCGCCCGCGCCGTTCCTCGACGTCACGCCCATGCCAGGCGTGCGCGCGGTGTCGGTCACGTCCGGCATCGGCATGACCACCGCGCTCGGGCTCGCCCCGCGCGTGCTCGACGGCTTCCTCTGACAGACGACCCTCTCTCGCCCCTCCGACCAGTCCAGCCTCTCTCGCGAAACCCCCACCCCAGGAGAAGACATGCACCGCAGCCGCACCGGCCAGGCCACCTCGGTCCTCGCCGCCGCACTGCTCCTCGGCGCCCTCAGCGCCTGCTCGACCGGCACGGCCGACGCAGGGACCAGCACCGACGGTGCCGCGTCCGCGACGTGCCCGAACGGCGCGATCCGGTTCGGCATCGAGCCCTACGAGGACCCCGCCAAGCTCGAGCCCGCCTACCAGCACCTCGCCGACGCCCTGTCGGAGAAGCTCGACTGCCCCGTCGAGCTGACGATCGTCGAGGACTACTCGGCCGAGGTCCTCGCCATGGAGAACGGCAAGCTCGAGCTCGCGCAGTTCGGCCCGCTCGGGTTCGTGTTCGCGAGCGAGCGCGCCGACGCCGAGCCCCTCGCCTCGTTCGGCCTCGCCGACGGCTCGCTCTCGAGCTACACCGCGGGCATCTGGGTCCCCGTCGACTCCCCGATCCAGAGCATCGAGGACCTGCCGGGCCACTCGCTCGCGCTCGGCTCGACCGGCTCGACCTCGGGCGACGCGCTGCCGCGCTTCGCGATCCTCGACGCGGGTCTCGCCGAGACCGACGTCGAGATCACCTATGCGGGCGGCCACCCCGAGGCGCTGCTCGCCCTGACCAACGGCCAGGTCGACGCCGCGCAGATCAACTCCCAGACGCTCGCGACCGCCGAGCGCGAGGGCACGTTCGACT
Proteins encoded:
- a CDS encoding phosphate/phosphite/phosphonate ABC transporter substrate-binding protein, with protein sequence MHRSRTGQATSVLAAALLLGALSACSTGTADAGTSTDGAASATCPNGAIRFGIEPYEDPAKLEPAYQHLADALSEKLDCPVELTIVEDYSAEVLAMENGKLELAQFGPLGFVFASERADAEPLASFGLADGSLSSYTAGIWVPVDSPIQSIEDLPGHSLALGSTGSTSGDALPRFAILDAGLAETDVEITYAGGHPEALLALTNGQVDAAQINSQTLATAEREGTFDSSTFRQVWESDAIPNDPITVAGSQSQEFKDAVREALLTLDTADVEAIGAFLDVDPAGPLVEVDVDTYQPLFDLAKTLKLTADDV
- a CDS encoding TIGR03364 family FAD-dependent oxidoreductase — protein: MSSTAPRRPAPSGRTHALPAGHPGTRSPSTGNDLPARVDLVVVGAGIVGLAHAVEAVGRGLSVLVVERDDRAVGASVRNFGHGCFTAQDGTALTYAFAARERWIQLAKEADFWLRESGTVVVARADDERQVLEDFAHGRDGHVRLLDRDQVLDRVPGDPAEVVGGAFLSQDIRVDPREAVPAIARWYAEQRGAHLAWSTTVQGFEAGSGVTLVRTSRGDVVATKVILAVGHDVDRFFPDTAAAAGIQRCTLQMLRVDAPAGADGGPREIGPAIFTGTSLLRYDGFRHSPATAAVRERLRVQHPALIDAAVNLMITQRPDGTLTLGDTHAYATTPGPFHPEALDELLLTEAARLLGSGPLTVRERWQGVYASAPAPFLDVTPMPGVRAVSVTSGIGMTTALGLAPRVLDGFL
- a CDS encoding GntR family transcriptional regulator; its protein translation is MAPSSSSPRTAPSPPNQQARPSSSARPPHPPQPSNGPLHQHVLGELRRRIVSGTYAIGDSLPSESALCAEFSISRGTVRQALGTLRSEGLIGGGQGRPPVVRSRAVPQPFETFLSFSRWAAGVGRVPGQRTVEVARRGVHGVAADALGLEEGTPVVEVLRLRLLDGVPAMVERDTFIEPVGRLIFEFDPDTGSIYDHLISRGADLHAARHVIDAVAADETDADLLEVPAGAPLLRERRTTRNAAGVPVEYADDRYLPELAAFTIDNTQDTSLSMVRFPTASVAAASLVSPTTGTTEIEPTQEPSA